The Brassica napus cultivar Da-Ae chromosome C7, Da-Ae, whole genome shotgun sequence genome has a segment encoding these proteins:
- the LOC106410565 gene encoding zinc finger RNA-binding protein isoform X1, whose amino-acid sequence MMTTAEGEYSKAKTSVWWDIENCEVPKGWDAHSIAQNVSSALLNMNYGGPVSISAYGDTNLIPKPVQQALSSTGVGLNHVPAGVKDASDKKILVDMLLWAVDNPSPANFMLISGDRDFSNALHQLSMRRYTILLAQPPRASPPLIAAAKYVWLWTCLASGGPPLTSGESSRLVDSGRSLVSNYEEAKGPVSEQSQSNKPTDSTPDARRNMLQNGRRAACESVASCGGFEAHHSDIRNTSQAAFVVSNTAQANVSAKPILEASFVASHKAQADLSAKPIHEAAFVASQKAQANVSAKPIHEPAFMASHKAQANVSAKPIYEPAFVASNKAQANVSAKPIHEPAFMASHKAQANVSAKPIHEAAFVASHKAQANVSAKPIHEAAFVASHKAQTNVSAKPIHEPAFVASQKAQTNFSAKPIHEAAFVASQKAQANVSAKPIHEPAFVASHKAQANVSAKPIHEAAFVASHKAQANVSAKPIHEAAFVASQKAQANVSAKPIHEPAFMASHKAQAKVSAKPIREAAFVASQKAQATVSPKPIQEAALVEPVLCNVCQISCANKDAYTSHTYGKRHRKNLELQTGKSENMSRGEKQKNRKKNASEGRTKPKGHYSCRLCNVVCQSQVAFESHLKGQKHATMLSQSEAFTNSKKLQEKGVCEKVQPREAVAEPKPKGLIDSNKLQEKSVGEMDQPREAIVEPQLQSQIAQENSKCFEKHVAMVNQSEALVDSRKHEEKVVREKVQPMVTVAEPQSQSQENTKFCMKPNEEYREIYGESKSSVKENCSSTKDWVETVFFGDFGVSVKARECFDGIAKPVNLSGVQEKEVMVPQGLSTVVCDIKPHWTNKNHTTPGFVASDGARSSVSTKHITKETNVWPVFCHVCQISCESQVAYANHICGKIHQQKRERMSERDAMLSKENAERLKKVLSKSQTAFASQNHAAVVKEQTEQAHVDSRRTRQELEQALIVDSRKIREEGGREKETTLVKTKDHVFQGAQEDKEEVKEISHISESITNAMLHALTELNQESCIPKELRLERVQLPADRNVTKKFEDGSKHRPLPTPSQPVKDFAGLKEHPGEAAKREEAKVQPDNFWTRLWGKKS is encoded by the exons ATGATGACGACGGCGGAGGGTGAGTACTCGAAGGCCAAAACATCGGTTTGGTGGGACATAGAGAACTGCGAGGTGCCTAAAGGATGGGACGCGCACTCGATTGCTCAGAACGTGAGTTCTGCTTTGTTGAATATGAACTACGGTGGCCCTGTCTCAATCTCCGCGTACGGAGACACCAATCTGATCCCAAAACCTGTTCAGCAAGCCTTGTCTTCTACTGGTGTTGGTCTTAATCATGTTCCTGCAG GAGTGAAAGATGCGAGCGACAAGAAGATACTAGTGGACATGTTACTGTGGGCTGTAGACAACCCTTCACCAGCCAACTTCATGCTCATCTCCGGCGATAGGGACTTCTCCAATGCTCTCCACCAGCTAAGCATGAGGAGGTACACTATTCTCCTCGCTCAGCCTCCACGTGCCTCGCCTCCGCTTATTGCTGCTGCCAAATACGTATGGCTCTGGACATGCCTAGCCTCGGGAGGTCCTCCTCTTACGAGTGGTGAATCTTCTCGACTGGTCGACAGTGGTCGCTCTCTTGTCTCTAACTATGAAGAGGCGAAAGGTCCAGTTTCTGAACAAAGTCAGTCAAACAAACCAACTGATTCAACTCCTGACGCTCGAAGAAATATGCTTCAGAATGGCAGAAGAGCCGCATGTGAATCTGTTGCTTCTTGTGGTGGCTTTGAAGCGCACCACTCAGATATAAGAAATACATCACAG GCTGCATTTGTAGTCAGCAACACAGCTCAGGCCAACGTTTCAGCCAAACCCATACTTGAAGCATCGTTTGTAGCCAGTCACAAAGCTCAGGCTGATCTTTCCGCCAAACCCATACATGAAGCAGCGTTTGTAGCCAGTCAAAAAGCTCAGGCTAACGTTTCGGCTAAACCCATACATGAACCAGCGTTTATGGCCAGCCACAAAGCTCAAGCCAACGTTTCAGCCAAGCCCATATATGAACCAGCGTTTGTGGCCAGTAACAAAGCTCAGGCCAACGTTTCAGCTAAACCCATACATGAACCAGCGTTTATGGCCAGCCACAAAGCTCAAGCCAACGTTTCAGCCAAGCCCATACATGAAGCAGCGTTTGTGGCCAGCCACAAAGCTCAGGCCAACGTTTCAGCCAAGCCCATACATGAAGCAGCGTTTGTGGCCAGTCACAAAGCTCAGACAAACGTTTCAGCCAAGCCCATACATGAACCAGCGTTTGTGGCTAGTCAAAAAGCTCAGACTAACTTTTCAGCCAAGCCCATACATGAAGCAGCGTTTGTGGCTAGTCAAAAAGCTCAGGCCAACGTTTCAGCCAAACCCATACATGAACCAGCGTTTGTGGCCAGCCACAAAGCTCAGGCCAACGTTTCAGCCAAGCCCATACATGAAGCAGCGTTTGTGGCCAGTCACAAAGCTCAGGCCAACGTTTCAGCCAAGCCCATACATGAAGCAGCGTTTGTGGCTAGTCAAAAAGCTCAGGCCAACGTTTCAGCTAAACCCATACATGAACCAGCGTTTATGGCCAGCCACAAAGCTCAAGCCAAAGTTTCAGCTAAACCCATACGTGAAGCAGCGTTTGTAGCCAGTCAAAAAGCTCAAGCCACCGTTTCACCCAAACCCATACAGGAAGCAGCGCTTGTGGAACCTGTGTTGTGCAATGTTTGCCAGATCAGCTGCGCCAATAAAGATGCATATACCAGTCACACCTATGGTAAAAGACATCGAAAGAACTTGGAGCTGCAAACTGGTAAGTCCGAAAACATGTCGCGTGGGGAGAAACAGAAGAATAGGAAGAAGAACGCGAGTGAAGGTAGGACTAAACCAAAAGGGCATTATTCTTGTCGTTTGTGCAATGTGGTATGCCAGAGTCAAGTTGCCTTTGAGTCTCATCTGAAGGGTCAGAAGCATGCTACCATGCTGAGTCAATCAGAG GCGTTCACTAATTCTAAGAAGCTTCAAGAGAAAGGTGTCTGTGAAAAAGTTCAACCAAGAGAAGCAGTTGCAGAGCCTAAACCAAAGGGACTCATTGATTCTAACAAGCTTCAAGAGAAAAGCGTCGGAGAAATGGATCAACCAAGAGAAGCAATTGTAGAGCCTCAGCTGCAGTCTCAAATTGCTCAAGAGAATAGCAAGTGCTTTGAGAAGCATGTTGCCATGGTGAATCAATCAGAG GCACTCGTTGATTCTAGGAAGCATGAAGAGAAAGTTGTCCGAGAAAAGGTTCAACCAATGGTAACAGTTGCAGAGCCTCAGTCGCAGTCTCAAGAGAACACCAAGTTCTGTATGAAGCCCAACGAAGAGTACAGAGAGATATATGGCGAATCAAAAAGCAGTGTTAAAGAAAATTGTTCAAGTACTAAAGACTGGGTAGAGACTGTCTTCTTCGGTGATTTTGGAGTATCAGTGAAAGCAAG AGAATGTTTTGATGGCATTGCCAAGCCAGTAAACCTGTCTGGAGTGCAGGAAAAGGAGGTGATGGTACCACAGGGTTTATCAACAGTGGTTTGTGATATTAAACCTCATTGGACGAACAAAAACCATACTACG CCTGGTTTTGTAGCCAGTGATGGTGCTAGGTCCAGCGTTTCAACCAAACATATAACGAAGGAAACAAATGTTTGGCCTGTCTTCTGCCATGTCTGCCAGATCAGCTGCGAGAGCCAGGTTGCATATGCAAATCACATCTGTGGGAAAATACACCAACAGAAGAGGGAGAGGATGTCCGAGAGAGACGCCATGCTTTCTAAGGAGAATGCAGAGAGATTGAAGAAGGTATTGAGCAAAAGCCAAACCGCCTTTGCTTCTCAGAACCATGCTGCCGTGGTCAAGGAGCAAACAGAG CAGGCACACGTTGATTCACGGAGAACTCGACAAGAATTGGAACAGGCACTCATTGTCGACTCAAGGAAAATCCGAGAAGAAGGCGGTCGAGAAAAAGAAACAACACTTGTGAAGACTAAGGACCATGTGTTTCAAGGAGCACAAGAAGACAAAGAGGAAGTAAAGGAGATAAGCCACATATCTGAGAGCATCACAAATGCCATGTTGCATGCCTTAACTGAACTGAATCAAGAGTCTTGTATACCCAAAGAATTGAG ACTTGAGAGAGTACAACTTCCAGCAGACAGGAATGTGACCAAGAAGTTTGAAGATGGGTCCAAGCATAGGCCCCTACCAACACCATCGCAACCCGTAAAGGACTTTGCAGGACTTAAGGAGCATCCCGGAGAGGCTGCCAAGAGGGAAGAGGCTAAGGTCCAACCTGATAACTTTTGGACCAGACTTTGGGGGAAAAAGAGTTAA
- the LOC106410565 gene encoding uncharacterized protein LOC106410565 isoform X5, with the protein MMTTAEGEYSKAKTSVWWDIENCEVPKGWDAHSIAQNVSSALLNMNYGGPVSISAYGDTNLIPKPVQQALSSTGVGLNHVPAGVKDASDKKILVDMLLWAVDNPSPANFMLISGDRDFSNALHQLSMRRYTILLAQPPRASPPLIAAAKYVWLWTCLASGGPPLTSGESSRLVDSGRSLVSNYEEAKGPVSEQSQSNKPTDSTPDARRNMLQNGRRAACESVASCGGFEAHHSDIRNTSQAAFVVSNTAQANVSAKPILEASFVASHKAQADLSAKPIHEAAFVASQKAQANVSAKPIHEPAFMASHKAQANVSAKPIYEPAFVASNKAQANVSAKPIHEPAFMASHEPAFVASHKAQANVSAKPIHEAAFVASHKAQANVSAKPIHEAAFVASQKAQANVSAKPIHEPAFMASHKAQAKVSAKPIREAAFVASQKAQATVSPKPIQEAALVEPVLCNVCQISCANKDAYTSHTYGKRHRKNLELQTGKSENMSRGEKQKNRKKNASEGRTKPKGHYSCRLCNVVCQSQVAFESHLKGQKHATMLSQSEAFTNSKKLQEKGVCEKVQPREAVAEPKPKGLIDSNKLQEKSVGEMDQPREAIVEPQLQSQIAQENSKCFEKHVAMVNQSEALVDSRKHEEKVVREKVQPMVTVAEPQSQSQENTKFCMKPNEEYREIYGESKSSVKENCSSTKDWVETVFFGDFGVSVKARECFDGIAKPVNLSGVQEKEVMVPQGLSTVVCDIKPHWTNKNHTTPGFVASDGARSSVSTKHITKETNVWPVFCHVCQISCESQVAYANHICGKIHQQKRERMSERDAMLSKENAERLKKVLSKSQTAFASQNHAAVVKEQTEQAHVDSRRTRQELEQALIVDSRKIREEGGREKETTLVKTKDHVFQGAQEDKEEVKEISHISESITNAMLHALTELNQESCIPKELRLERVQLPADRNVTKKFEDGSKHRPLPTPSQPVKDFAGLKEHPGEAAKREEAKVQPDNFWTRLWGKKS; encoded by the exons ATGATGACGACGGCGGAGGGTGAGTACTCGAAGGCCAAAACATCGGTTTGGTGGGACATAGAGAACTGCGAGGTGCCTAAAGGATGGGACGCGCACTCGATTGCTCAGAACGTGAGTTCTGCTTTGTTGAATATGAACTACGGTGGCCCTGTCTCAATCTCCGCGTACGGAGACACCAATCTGATCCCAAAACCTGTTCAGCAAGCCTTGTCTTCTACTGGTGTTGGTCTTAATCATGTTCCTGCAG GAGTGAAAGATGCGAGCGACAAGAAGATACTAGTGGACATGTTACTGTGGGCTGTAGACAACCCTTCACCAGCCAACTTCATGCTCATCTCCGGCGATAGGGACTTCTCCAATGCTCTCCACCAGCTAAGCATGAGGAGGTACACTATTCTCCTCGCTCAGCCTCCACGTGCCTCGCCTCCGCTTATTGCTGCTGCCAAATACGTATGGCTCTGGACATGCCTAGCCTCGGGAGGTCCTCCTCTTACGAGTGGTGAATCTTCTCGACTGGTCGACAGTGGTCGCTCTCTTGTCTCTAACTATGAAGAGGCGAAAGGTCCAGTTTCTGAACAAAGTCAGTCAAACAAACCAACTGATTCAACTCCTGACGCTCGAAGAAATATGCTTCAGAATGGCAGAAGAGCCGCATGTGAATCTGTTGCTTCTTGTGGTGGCTTTGAAGCGCACCACTCAGATATAAGAAATACATCACAG GCTGCATTTGTAGTCAGCAACACAGCTCAGGCCAACGTTTCAGCCAAACCCATACTTGAAGCATCGTTTGTAGCCAGTCACAAAGCTCAGGCTGATCTTTCCGCCAAACCCATACATGAAGCAGCGTTTGTAGCCAGTCAAAAAGCTCAGGCTAACGTTTCGGCTAAACCCATACATGAACCAGCGTTTATGGCCAGCCACAAAGCTCAAGCCAACGTTTCAGCCAAGCCCATATATGAACCAGCGTTTGTGGCCAGTAACAAAGCTCAGGCCAACGTTTCAGCTAAACCCATACATGAACCAGCGTTTATGGCCAGC CATGAACCAGCGTTTGTGGCCAGCCACAAAGCTCAGGCCAACGTTTCAGCCAAGCCCATACATGAAGCAGCGTTTGTGGCCAGTCACAAAGCTCAGGCCAACGTTTCAGCCAAGCCCATACATGAAGCAGCGTTTGTGGCTAGTCAAAAAGCTCAGGCCAACGTTTCAGCTAAACCCATACATGAACCAGCGTTTATGGCCAGCCACAAAGCTCAAGCCAAAGTTTCAGCTAAACCCATACGTGAAGCAGCGTTTGTAGCCAGTCAAAAAGCTCAAGCCACCGTTTCACCCAAACCCATACAGGAAGCAGCGCTTGTGGAACCTGTGTTGTGCAATGTTTGCCAGATCAGCTGCGCCAATAAAGATGCATATACCAGTCACACCTATGGTAAAAGACATCGAAAGAACTTGGAGCTGCAAACTGGTAAGTCCGAAAACATGTCGCGTGGGGAGAAACAGAAGAATAGGAAGAAGAACGCGAGTGAAGGTAGGACTAAACCAAAAGGGCATTATTCTTGTCGTTTGTGCAATGTGGTATGCCAGAGTCAAGTTGCCTTTGAGTCTCATCTGAAGGGTCAGAAGCATGCTACCATGCTGAGTCAATCAGAG GCGTTCACTAATTCTAAGAAGCTTCAAGAGAAAGGTGTCTGTGAAAAAGTTCAACCAAGAGAAGCAGTTGCAGAGCCTAAACCAAAGGGACTCATTGATTCTAACAAGCTTCAAGAGAAAAGCGTCGGAGAAATGGATCAACCAAGAGAAGCAATTGTAGAGCCTCAGCTGCAGTCTCAAATTGCTCAAGAGAATAGCAAGTGCTTTGAGAAGCATGTTGCCATGGTGAATCAATCAGAG GCACTCGTTGATTCTAGGAAGCATGAAGAGAAAGTTGTCCGAGAAAAGGTTCAACCAATGGTAACAGTTGCAGAGCCTCAGTCGCAGTCTCAAGAGAACACCAAGTTCTGTATGAAGCCCAACGAAGAGTACAGAGAGATATATGGCGAATCAAAAAGCAGTGTTAAAGAAAATTGTTCAAGTACTAAAGACTGGGTAGAGACTGTCTTCTTCGGTGATTTTGGAGTATCAGTGAAAGCAAG AGAATGTTTTGATGGCATTGCCAAGCCAGTAAACCTGTCTGGAGTGCAGGAAAAGGAGGTGATGGTACCACAGGGTTTATCAACAGTGGTTTGTGATATTAAACCTCATTGGACGAACAAAAACCATACTACG CCTGGTTTTGTAGCCAGTGATGGTGCTAGGTCCAGCGTTTCAACCAAACATATAACGAAGGAAACAAATGTTTGGCCTGTCTTCTGCCATGTCTGCCAGATCAGCTGCGAGAGCCAGGTTGCATATGCAAATCACATCTGTGGGAAAATACACCAACAGAAGAGGGAGAGGATGTCCGAGAGAGACGCCATGCTTTCTAAGGAGAATGCAGAGAGATTGAAGAAGGTATTGAGCAAAAGCCAAACCGCCTTTGCTTCTCAGAACCATGCTGCCGTGGTCAAGGAGCAAACAGAG CAGGCACACGTTGATTCACGGAGAACTCGACAAGAATTGGAACAGGCACTCATTGTCGACTCAAGGAAAATCCGAGAAGAAGGCGGTCGAGAAAAAGAAACAACACTTGTGAAGACTAAGGACCATGTGTTTCAAGGAGCACAAGAAGACAAAGAGGAAGTAAAGGAGATAAGCCACATATCTGAGAGCATCACAAATGCCATGTTGCATGCCTTAACTGAACTGAATCAAGAGTCTTGTATACCCAAAGAATTGAG ACTTGAGAGAGTACAACTTCCAGCAGACAGGAATGTGACCAAGAAGTTTGAAGATGGGTCCAAGCATAGGCCCCTACCAACACCATCGCAACCCGTAAAGGACTTTGCAGGACTTAAGGAGCATCCCGGAGAGGCTGCCAAGAGGGAAGAGGCTAAGGTCCAACCTGATAACTTTTGGACCAGACTTTGGGGGAAAAAGAGTTAA
- the LOC106410565 gene encoding zinc finger RNA-binding protein isoform X2, translated as MMTTAEGEYSKAKTSVWWDIENCEVPKGWDAHSIAQNVSSALLNMNYGGPVSISAYGDTNLIPKPVQQALSSTGVGLNHVPAGVKDASDKKILVDMLLWAVDNPSPANFMLISGDRDFSNALHQLSMRRYTILLAQPPRASPPLIAAAKYVWLWTCLASGGPPLTSGESSRLVDSGRSLVSNYEEAKGPVSEQSQSNKPTDSTPDARRNMLQNGRRAACESVASCGGFEAHHSDIRNTSQAAFVVSNTAQANVSAKPILEASFVASHKAQADLSAKPIHEAAFVASQKAQANVSAKPIHEPAFMASHKAQANVSAKPIYEPAFVASNKAQANVSAKPIHEPAFMASHKAQANVSAKPIHEAAFVASHKAQANVSAKPIHEAAFVASHKAQTNVSAKPIHEPAFVASQKAQTNFSAKPIHEAAFVASQKAQANVSAKPIHEPAFVASHKAQANVSAKPIHEAAFVASHKAQANVSAKPIHEAAFVASQKAQANVSAKPIHEPAFMASHKAQAKVSAKPIREAAFVASQKAQATVSPKPIQEAALVEPVLCNVCQISCANKDAYTSHTYGKRHRKNLELQTGKSENMSRGEKQKNRKKNASEGRTKPKGHYSCRLCNVVCQSQVAFESHLKGQKHATMLSQSEAFTNSKKLQEKGVCEKVQPREAVAEPKPKGLIDSNKLQEKSVGEMDQPREAIVEPQLQSQIAQENSKCFEKHVAMVNQSEALVDSRKHEEKVVREKVQPMVTVAEPQSQSQENTKFCMKPNEEYREIYGESKSSVKENCSSTKDWVETVFFGDFGVSVKARECFDGIAKPVNLSGVQEKEVMVPQGLSTVVCDIKPHWTNKNHTTPGFVASDGARSSVSTKHITKETNVWPVFCHVCQISCESQVAYANHICGKIHQQKRERMSERDAMLSKENAERLKKVLSKSQTAFASQNHAAVVKEQTEAHVDSRRTRQELEQALIVDSRKIREEGGREKETTLVKTKDHVFQGAQEDKEEVKEISHISESITNAMLHALTELNQESCIPKELRLERVQLPADRNVTKKFEDGSKHRPLPTPSQPVKDFAGLKEHPGEAAKREEAKVQPDNFWTRLWGKKS; from the exons ATGATGACGACGGCGGAGGGTGAGTACTCGAAGGCCAAAACATCGGTTTGGTGGGACATAGAGAACTGCGAGGTGCCTAAAGGATGGGACGCGCACTCGATTGCTCAGAACGTGAGTTCTGCTTTGTTGAATATGAACTACGGTGGCCCTGTCTCAATCTCCGCGTACGGAGACACCAATCTGATCCCAAAACCTGTTCAGCAAGCCTTGTCTTCTACTGGTGTTGGTCTTAATCATGTTCCTGCAG GAGTGAAAGATGCGAGCGACAAGAAGATACTAGTGGACATGTTACTGTGGGCTGTAGACAACCCTTCACCAGCCAACTTCATGCTCATCTCCGGCGATAGGGACTTCTCCAATGCTCTCCACCAGCTAAGCATGAGGAGGTACACTATTCTCCTCGCTCAGCCTCCACGTGCCTCGCCTCCGCTTATTGCTGCTGCCAAATACGTATGGCTCTGGACATGCCTAGCCTCGGGAGGTCCTCCTCTTACGAGTGGTGAATCTTCTCGACTGGTCGACAGTGGTCGCTCTCTTGTCTCTAACTATGAAGAGGCGAAAGGTCCAGTTTCTGAACAAAGTCAGTCAAACAAACCAACTGATTCAACTCCTGACGCTCGAAGAAATATGCTTCAGAATGGCAGAAGAGCCGCATGTGAATCTGTTGCTTCTTGTGGTGGCTTTGAAGCGCACCACTCAGATATAAGAAATACATCACAG GCTGCATTTGTAGTCAGCAACACAGCTCAGGCCAACGTTTCAGCCAAACCCATACTTGAAGCATCGTTTGTAGCCAGTCACAAAGCTCAGGCTGATCTTTCCGCCAAACCCATACATGAAGCAGCGTTTGTAGCCAGTCAAAAAGCTCAGGCTAACGTTTCGGCTAAACCCATACATGAACCAGCGTTTATGGCCAGCCACAAAGCTCAAGCCAACGTTTCAGCCAAGCCCATATATGAACCAGCGTTTGTGGCCAGTAACAAAGCTCAGGCCAACGTTTCAGCTAAACCCATACATGAACCAGCGTTTATGGCCAGCCACAAAGCTCAAGCCAACGTTTCAGCCAAGCCCATACATGAAGCAGCGTTTGTGGCCAGCCACAAAGCTCAGGCCAACGTTTCAGCCAAGCCCATACATGAAGCAGCGTTTGTGGCCAGTCACAAAGCTCAGACAAACGTTTCAGCCAAGCCCATACATGAACCAGCGTTTGTGGCTAGTCAAAAAGCTCAGACTAACTTTTCAGCCAAGCCCATACATGAAGCAGCGTTTGTGGCTAGTCAAAAAGCTCAGGCCAACGTTTCAGCCAAACCCATACATGAACCAGCGTTTGTGGCCAGCCACAAAGCTCAGGCCAACGTTTCAGCCAAGCCCATACATGAAGCAGCGTTTGTGGCCAGTCACAAAGCTCAGGCCAACGTTTCAGCCAAGCCCATACATGAAGCAGCGTTTGTGGCTAGTCAAAAAGCTCAGGCCAACGTTTCAGCTAAACCCATACATGAACCAGCGTTTATGGCCAGCCACAAAGCTCAAGCCAAAGTTTCAGCTAAACCCATACGTGAAGCAGCGTTTGTAGCCAGTCAAAAAGCTCAAGCCACCGTTTCACCCAAACCCATACAGGAAGCAGCGCTTGTGGAACCTGTGTTGTGCAATGTTTGCCAGATCAGCTGCGCCAATAAAGATGCATATACCAGTCACACCTATGGTAAAAGACATCGAAAGAACTTGGAGCTGCAAACTGGTAAGTCCGAAAACATGTCGCGTGGGGAGAAACAGAAGAATAGGAAGAAGAACGCGAGTGAAGGTAGGACTAAACCAAAAGGGCATTATTCTTGTCGTTTGTGCAATGTGGTATGCCAGAGTCAAGTTGCCTTTGAGTCTCATCTGAAGGGTCAGAAGCATGCTACCATGCTGAGTCAATCAGAG GCGTTCACTAATTCTAAGAAGCTTCAAGAGAAAGGTGTCTGTGAAAAAGTTCAACCAAGAGAAGCAGTTGCAGAGCCTAAACCAAAGGGACTCATTGATTCTAACAAGCTTCAAGAGAAAAGCGTCGGAGAAATGGATCAACCAAGAGAAGCAATTGTAGAGCCTCAGCTGCAGTCTCAAATTGCTCAAGAGAATAGCAAGTGCTTTGAGAAGCATGTTGCCATGGTGAATCAATCAGAG GCACTCGTTGATTCTAGGAAGCATGAAGAGAAAGTTGTCCGAGAAAAGGTTCAACCAATGGTAACAGTTGCAGAGCCTCAGTCGCAGTCTCAAGAGAACACCAAGTTCTGTATGAAGCCCAACGAAGAGTACAGAGAGATATATGGCGAATCAAAAAGCAGTGTTAAAGAAAATTGTTCAAGTACTAAAGACTGGGTAGAGACTGTCTTCTTCGGTGATTTTGGAGTATCAGTGAAAGCAAG AGAATGTTTTGATGGCATTGCCAAGCCAGTAAACCTGTCTGGAGTGCAGGAAAAGGAGGTGATGGTACCACAGGGTTTATCAACAGTGGTTTGTGATATTAAACCTCATTGGACGAACAAAAACCATACTACG CCTGGTTTTGTAGCCAGTGATGGTGCTAGGTCCAGCGTTTCAACCAAACATATAACGAAGGAAACAAATGTTTGGCCTGTCTTCTGCCATGTCTGCCAGATCAGCTGCGAGAGCCAGGTTGCATATGCAAATCACATCTGTGGGAAAATACACCAACAGAAGAGGGAGAGGATGTCCGAGAGAGACGCCATGCTTTCTAAGGAGAATGCAGAGAGATTGAAGAAGGTATTGAGCAAAAGCCAAACCGCCTTTGCTTCTCAGAACCATGCTGCCGTGGTCAAGGAGCAAACAGAG GCACACGTTGATTCACGGAGAACTCGACAAGAATTGGAACAGGCACTCATTGTCGACTCAAGGAAAATCCGAGAAGAAGGCGGTCGAGAAAAAGAAACAACACTTGTGAAGACTAAGGACCATGTGTTTCAAGGAGCACAAGAAGACAAAGAGGAAGTAAAGGAGATAAGCCACATATCTGAGAGCATCACAAATGCCATGTTGCATGCCTTAACTGAACTGAATCAAGAGTCTTGTATACCCAAAGAATTGAG ACTTGAGAGAGTACAACTTCCAGCAGACAGGAATGTGACCAAGAAGTTTGAAGATGGGTCCAAGCATAGGCCCCTACCAACACCATCGCAACCCGTAAAGGACTTTGCAGGACTTAAGGAGCATCCCGGAGAGGCTGCCAAGAGGGAAGAGGCTAAGGTCCAACCTGATAACTTTTGGACCAGACTTTGGGGGAAAAAGAGTTAA